Genomic window (Polaribacter batillariae):
TTTGCGTGAGACGCTTGCAGCGTGACAAACTGTGTGGATGTACGTTTTTTTAGGGTTTTCAAACAATTCTCAAACAATTCTCATCCATTTTGTTATGCTAAAAGCATCGTTTCTAGTTTGCGTGAGACGCTTGCAGCGTGACAAATTGTGTGGGTGTTGGCTTCTGTAGGGTTTTTAGACAGTTTTCACACAATTCCCATCCCTTTTGTCATGCTGAAAGCATCGTTTCTAGTTTGCGTGAGACGCTTGCAGCATGACAAACTGTGTGGATGTACGTTTTTTTAGGGTTTTCAAACAATTCTCACACAATTCTCATCCCTTTTGTCATGCTGAAAGCATCGTTTCTAGTTTGCGTGAGACGCTTGTTTTGTTTGCATCGGAAATAGTACTCCGTTTAGGAAAATACTCCAATGACTGATACGCCCTTCGCAAGCAAGAAAAACAGAAGAAAACTCCCTTAGTGAAGAAACTCCGCTTAAAGTATCGTAAAAGATGGTTGTATGTTTTACCTCTTAATAGTACTTATCACTTGAATGCTTCTCTGTTGTCCGTGAAATATCTGAAGGTAAAATAAATTGTAAAATTTGTTTTATTATTGGAGTTTCGCTAAAATTTGTACTTTTGTACATATCTAATTTTGTCAGAAAAATAAAGATATAAATAAAGTGGTTTGCCAGACACTAATGATAAAAATATTTAAAACTTCGAAATCTATAAATTAAGATTCCTTATTTTTTAGTAACTTTAACACCCGTTTTTAAACTTTTAATAATGAACAAAATTCCAAGTGTAAACTTAACAGATTTCTTATCTGATGATAAAAACAGAAAACAAAAATTTATCGACGAAATTGGTCACGCTTACGAAAACATTGGTTTCGTAGCTTTAAAAGGTCATTTTTTAGATGATCAATTGGTTTCAGATTTATATACAGAAATCAAAAAATTTTTCGATTTACCTATAGAAACGAAAAAAAAATATGAAATTCCAGGAATTGGTGGGCAAAGAGGTTACGTTTCTTTCGGAAAAGAATCTGCCAAAGGAAAAAAAGAAGGCGATTTAAAAGAATTTTGGCATTTTGGACAATATGTAGAAGACGGCTCGAAATACAAAGACGAATATCCAGAAAATGTTATTGTAGAAGAATTGCCAAAATTTAACGAAGTAGGTAAACAAACCTATAAAATGTTAGAAAAAACGGCAAAATATGTGTTGCGCTCTTTGGCCTTACATTTAGGTTTAGAAGAAACCTATTTCGATAATTACATTAAAAACGGAAACAGCATTTTGCGCCCAATTCATTACCCACCTATAAAAACAGAACCCAAAGGTGCAGAACGAGCTGCTGCGCATGGAGACATTAATTTAATCACGTTATTAATGGGTGCACAAGGAAAAGGTTTGCAGGTTCAAAACCATAAAGGAGAGTGGATAGATGCCATGGCTGCACCCGACGAATTAATGATTAATGTTGGAGACATGTTGTCTAGACACAGCAATAACAAGCTAAAATCTACAATTCATAGAGTTGTAAATCCGCCAAAAGAAATGTGGGGAACCTCCCGTTATTCGATTCCGTTTTTTATGCATCCAATATCTGATATGAAATTAGATGTGTTAGAAAATTGTATCGACGAAAACAACCCAAAACAATTCGAAGATATTACTGCAGGTGAGTTTTTAGACGAAAGATTGAAGGAATTAGGGCTCAAAAAATAAGTAAGCAGTCTTCAGTTGGCAGTCAACAGTTACAAACTGACTGAATACTGCCAACTGAAGACTGCCAACTGAAGACTAAAAAAAATGGATTTAAAAGATCAACTAAAAAATTTGTTTCCAGATCACAAAGAAACCGAAGAACCAAAAGAAGAAAAATCGAATATTTGGTTACAAGACGAACCTATTATTTGTAAATATGAAAAAAGAAAAGGAAAGCCAATTACTATTTTAGAAGGGTATAATGGCGCGACATCCGACTTTAAAATTTTAGCCAAAGAAATAAAGACGAAGCTCTCTGTTGGCGGAAGTTTTAAAGATGATAAAATTATTATTCAAGGTGATTATAGAGACAAAATTATGTCTATCTTAAAAGATAAAGGTTTTAAAGTAAAACGTGTTGGAGGTTAATAAAAAGCCAACACAATAAAAAACAATAATAAACGTTGTCAATTTATTATGAGCGCTTCAATTTTACACATTACTAATGGAGATAGTACTACAAACTATCTAAAAAAGCTACAATTTTCTGGAGATTTTATTACTTGGAGAGAAATGCTTTGCGAAGGAAAAACAACCACCAATGTTGGTAGTGATGTTTTTTGGAAAACCAGATA
Coding sequences:
- a CDS encoding isopenicillin N synthase family dioxygenase — encoded protein: MNKIPSVNLTDFLSDDKNRKQKFIDEIGHAYENIGFVALKGHFLDDQLVSDLYTEIKKFFDLPIETKKKYEIPGIGGQRGYVSFGKESAKGKKEGDLKEFWHFGQYVEDGSKYKDEYPENVIVEELPKFNEVGKQTYKMLEKTAKYVLRSLALHLGLEETYFDNYIKNGNSILRPIHYPPIKTEPKGAERAAAHGDINLITLLMGAQGKGLQVQNHKGEWIDAMAAPDELMINVGDMLSRHSNNKLKSTIHRVVNPPKEMWGTSRYSIPFFMHPISDMKLDVLENCIDENNPKQFEDITAGEFLDERLKELGLKK
- a CDS encoding translation initiation factor, with the protein product MDLKDQLKNLFPDHKETEEPKEEKSNIWLQDEPIICKYEKRKGKPITILEGYNGATSDFKILAKEIKTKLSVGGSFKDDKIIIQGDYRDKIMSILKDKGFKVKRVGG